In the genome of Paenibacillus pabuli, one region contains:
- a CDS encoding ABC transporter substrate-binding protein: MRKRQWTGMWITLLAVVLVLSACGGKSAGTNNDSASSESGSGTSASTTLTIAAATDIESFDPHNNNNTSSEAVLVNVFDYLIKNDSEQKKVPGLATSWEQVNDTTWRFKLREGVTFHNGDPFTSADVKYTLERVAKDNTLKQNSYFKNIVEVKAVDEYTVDIITDGPDPLLLNRLSKMGAGILPAKYIEDNGFDSFLKQPVGTGPYKFSKWAKDDRVELVKNENYFDGEPKWDEVVFRVIPEASTRVSELLAGGVDIAASIPSTDIARIEGEADKKIVKAPIQRVLQLIFRQTEGSVTADPKVREAIDLAIDKQGIVDSIAGGAGIVTRTSVTPGNFGADPSLYKTSLYDQEKAKQLLQEAGYAEGEAEMTISVSSQYKEPAEVVAAMLEQVGFKINLDVLEPSAFSERYSSKSFKEIFMIGIGNSLFDASNNYNRYMLEEAKGESDYNNPEVEKLLQSALVNMDPASREKEYQQVQQIFAEDRPAVYLYQMEGVYGTDNRVNFEPRSDEMFYADEITPAQ, translated from the coding sequence ATGAGAAAAAGACAATGGACAGGTATGTGGATTACCTTATTGGCTGTAGTATTAGTGCTTAGCGCTTGCGGTGGTAAGAGTGCTGGTACGAACAACGATTCGGCATCAAGTGAATCAGGAAGCGGAACATCTGCGAGCACTACGCTTACGATCGCAGCTGCTACGGATATTGAGAGCTTTGACCCGCACAACAACAACAATACATCCAGTGAAGCGGTGCTGGTCAACGTATTTGATTATCTGATCAAAAATGACAGTGAACAGAAGAAGGTTCCAGGTCTCGCGACTTCATGGGAGCAAGTGAATGACACAACCTGGCGCTTCAAGCTGCGTGAAGGCGTGACCTTCCATAATGGTGATCCATTCACTTCTGCCGATGTGAAGTATACGCTGGAGCGTGTAGCCAAAGACAATACATTGAAACAAAACAGTTACTTCAAAAACATCGTTGAAGTCAAAGCCGTCGATGAATATACGGTAGATATTATTACAGACGGACCGGACCCGCTGCTGCTTAATCGTCTGTCCAAAATGGGAGCCGGCATCTTGCCGGCAAAATATATTGAGGATAATGGTTTTGATTCTTTCCTCAAACAACCTGTTGGTACAGGTCCTTACAAATTCAGCAAATGGGCCAAAGATGATCGCGTTGAACTTGTGAAAAATGAAAACTATTTCGATGGTGAACCGAAATGGGATGAGGTTGTATTCCGCGTCATCCCCGAAGCTTCCACACGGGTATCTGAATTGCTGGCAGGTGGTGTTGATATCGCGGCCTCCATTCCGTCGACAGATATTGCCCGCATTGAAGGCGAGGCAGACAAGAAGATTGTCAAAGCGCCAATTCAGCGCGTACTTCAGTTAATTTTCCGTCAAACAGAGGGCAGCGTCACAGCTGATCCCAAGGTTCGGGAGGCTATTGATCTGGCGATTGACAAGCAGGGTATTGTAGACAGCATTGCCGGAGGTGCAGGGATCGTGACTCGCACATCCGTAACACCAGGCAACTTCGGGGCAGATCCTTCGTTGTACAAAACATCGCTTTATGATCAGGAGAAGGCGAAACAGCTGCTGCAGGAAGCGGGTTATGCGGAAGGTGAAGCAGAGATGACCATCTCGGTATCCTCCCAATACAAGGAGCCTGCTGAAGTTGTGGCAGCGATGCTGGAGCAGGTAGGTTTCAAAATCAATCTGGATGTGCTTGAGCCAAGTGCGTTCAGTGAACGTTACAGTTCCAAATCATTCAAGGAAATCTTCATGATCGGAATCGGGAACTCCCTCTTTGATGCTTCCAATAACTACAATCGTTACATGTTGGAAGAGGCCAAAGGAGAGTCGGATTATAACAATCCGGAAGTGGAGAAATTGCTCCAGTCTGCGCTGGTTAACATGGATCCGGCTTCAAGAGAGAAAGAGTATCAGCAAGTACAGCAAATTTTTGCTGAAGATCGTCCGGCTGTGTACTTGTACCAGATGGAAGGAGTATATGGCACCGATAACCGTGTGAACTTCGAGCCTCGCAGTGACGAGATGTTCTACGCCGACGAAATTACACCTGCACAGTAA
- a CDS encoding ABC transporter permease, with translation MGKYVLRSLLQVIPVLFIVSLIVFILVRVTGDPVALMLPETATAEDRVVLTQALGLDQPLFTQYMKFLGSALQGDFGQSFRYGEPALQLVLERLPASFELAVAAMFFAIVMAVPLGVASAVKRNTFTDLIISGISVIGKAMPNFWMGIMLILLFSVMWGVLPVSGRGGVSHLILPAFTLGVGLAAQMTRLIRSSMLEILSQDYIRTARSKGLGRMVVIGKHAFRNGLIPVVTIMSLQFTSLIGGTLITETVFSWPGLGQLLVVAVNTHDMAIVQAAVFVIAFIVVVTNILTDVAYRLLDPRIKYD, from the coding sequence ATGGGCAAATATGTACTTAGGTCACTACTGCAGGTTATACCGGTTCTGTTCATTGTTTCATTAATCGTATTTATATTGGTTCGTGTGACGGGTGATCCGGTTGCTCTGATGCTGCCTGAAACAGCTACCGCGGAAGACCGCGTTGTATTAACGCAGGCACTTGGACTGGACCAGCCGTTATTTACACAGTACATGAAGTTCCTTGGCAGCGCTTTGCAGGGAGACTTCGGTCAATCTTTCCGTTACGGAGAACCAGCATTACAGCTCGTATTGGAACGATTGCCCGCCAGCTTTGAACTGGCTGTTGCAGCGATGTTTTTTGCCATTGTCATGGCTGTGCCGCTTGGAGTTGCTTCAGCAGTCAAACGTAATACGTTTACCGATCTGATCATCTCCGGGATATCGGTTATTGGTAAAGCGATGCCGAACTTTTGGATGGGCATTATGCTCATTTTGTTATTTTCAGTCATGTGGGGAGTTTTGCCCGTATCCGGCCGCGGCGGCGTATCACATTTGATATTGCCTGCCTTTACTCTTGGTGTCGGACTGGCCGCGCAGATGACGCGTCTGATTCGTTCCAGCATGCTGGAAATTCTGAGTCAGGATTATATCCGCACAGCACGGAGCAAAGGGCTTGGCCGGATGGTCGTGATTGGCAAACACGCGTTTCGCAACGGTTTGATTCCGGTTGTGACGATTATGAGTTTGCAGTTTACAAGCTTGATTGGCGGAACATTGATTACAGAGACCGTATTTTCCTGGCCCGGGCTGGGTCAGCTGCTGGTTGTTGCTGTCAATACCCACGATATGGCGATTGTTCAAGCTGCTGTTTTTGTCATTGCGTTTATCGTAGTTGTAACGAATATATTGACGGATGTGGCCTACCGGCTGCTTGATCCACGCATTAAATACGATTAG